In a genomic window of Thermus thermamylovorans:
- a CDS encoding branched-chain amino acid ABC transporter permease: MLEQVLILLPQVVFDGLVLGFVYAMVALGYTMVYGVLELINFAHAEIFMIGAVVGVEVFRYLAPHLGSGYLVLLLALVLGGLIAGLTAILVERFAYRPLRKRGTTNRLVPLVTAIGVSFILQDLVRLIQGLWHNEFFLRMRTLEDLEGAFELFGGLVFVQTKALILIAVSLAMLLGLTYLVNRTKLGVAIRAVAQDLQTASLMGIDPDRVISRTFLVGGSLGGVAGVLFALQYTTITPYVGFLPGLKAFTAAVLGGIGNIPGAMLGGLVLGQLENFFGTYLPILTAGNFGTEYKDLVAFLILVFILLLRPQGLLGQVVREKV, from the coding sequence TTGCTGGAACAGGTTCTCATCCTGCTACCCCAGGTGGTATTTGACGGCCTGGTCCTGGGCTTCGTCTACGCCATGGTGGCCCTGGGGTACACCATGGTCTACGGGGTGCTGGAGCTCATCAACTTCGCCCACGCGGAGATCTTCATGATCGGGGCCGTGGTGGGGGTGGAGGTCTTCCGCTACCTGGCTCCCCACCTGGGGAGCGGCTACCTGGTCCTCCTCCTGGCCCTGGTCCTGGGAGGGCTGATCGCGGGGCTCACGGCCATCCTGGTGGAGCGCTTCGCCTACCGTCCCTTGCGCAAGCGGGGCACCACCAACCGCCTGGTTCCCCTGGTGACGGCCATCGGAGTCTCCTTCATCCTCCAGGACCTGGTCCGCCTCATCCAGGGGCTTTGGCACAACGAGTTCTTCCTGCGCATGCGCACCCTGGAGGACCTGGAGGGCGCCTTCGAGCTCTTCGGGGGCTTGGTCTTCGTCCAGACCAAGGCCCTGATCCTCATCGCCGTCTCCCTGGCCATGCTCCTCGGCCTCACCTACCTGGTGAACCGCACCAAGCTGGGGGTGGCCATCCGGGCGGTGGCCCAGGACCTGCAGACAGCAAGCCTCATGGGCATCGACCCCGACCGGGTCATCTCCCGCACCTTCCTGGTGGGGGGCTCCCTGGGCGGGGTGGCCGGGGTACTCTTCGCCCTGCAGTACACCACCATCACCCCCTATGTGGGCTTCCTCCCGGGCCTCAAGGCCTTCACCGCCGCGGTCCTTGGGGGCATCGGCAACATCCCCGGGGCCATGCTGGGCGGGCTGGTGCTGGGCCAGCTGGAGAACTTTTTCGGCACCTACCTGCCCATCCTCACCGCGGGCAACTTCGGCACAGAGTACAAGGACCTGGTGGCCTTCCTCATCCTGGTCTTCATCCTGCTCCTGAGACCCCAAGGCCTCCTGGGGCAGGTGGTGCGGGAGAAGGTATGA
- a CDS encoding branched-chain amino acid ABC transporter substrate-binding protein: MRTIGLLVAGAVALGVALGQANVIKIATQSPLSGPQAALGEQIKLGAELAVEEARARFRQLGFELQLVPYDDQANPDVGVANANRIINDPDILGVVGHLNSGVAIPASEVYNRVSLVMVSPANTNPLITDRRLPNVNRICGRDDVQGPAGAEYAYNNLQVRTAFVIHDKTAYGQGLAEEFRRRFTALGGRSVGFVGTEEQSNFVPIINQIRAANPQLVYFGGIYSQIGPFVKQLRDRGLRVRVMGGDGLDSSEFVRLAGVQNAAGTYYTTVAGPVSAFPRAREFAQRFRSRFGKEAEGFGIYAYDAANVILAALENAIRAGGGRKPTREQVAQEVRRVRLEGLTGAIEFDDKGDIRRAKYFIMQVAPSGNWADNRLLRVVEVAPPASR; encoded by the coding sequence ATGAGGACAATCGGCCTTCTGGTAGCAGGTGCGGTCGCCTTGGGCGTAGCCCTGGGCCAGGCCAACGTCATCAAGATCGCCACCCAGTCCCCCCTCTCCGGCCCCCAGGCCGCCCTGGGAGAGCAGATCAAGCTGGGAGCGGAGCTGGCGGTGGAGGAGGCCCGGGCCCGCTTTAGGCAGCTGGGCTTTGAGCTCCAGCTCGTGCCCTACGACGACCAGGCCAACCCCGACGTGGGGGTGGCCAACGCCAACCGCATCATCAACGACCCCGACATCCTGGGGGTGGTGGGGCACCTGAACTCGGGAGTGGCCATCCCCGCCAGCGAGGTGTACAACCGGGTAAGCCTGGTCATGGTCTCCCCGGCCAACACCAACCCCCTGATCACCGACCGCAGGCTGCCCAACGTGAACCGCATCTGCGGCCGCGACGACGTGCAGGGCCCGGCGGGGGCGGAGTACGCCTACAACAACCTGCAGGTGCGCACCGCCTTCGTCATCCACGACAAAACGGCGTACGGCCAGGGCCTGGCGGAGGAGTTCCGGCGGCGTTTCACCGCCTTGGGAGGCCGGTCGGTGGGCTTCGTGGGCACGGAGGAGCAGTCCAACTTCGTACCCATCATCAACCAGATCCGGGCGGCCAACCCCCAGCTGGTCTACTTCGGGGGGATCTACAGCCAGATCGGCCCCTTCGTGAAGCAGCTCCGCGACCGGGGCCTGAGGGTCAGGGTCATGGGCGGGGACGGGCTGGACTCCAGCGAGTTCGTGCGCCTGGCGGGGGTGCAGAACGCCGCCGGCACCTACTACACCACCGTGGCCGGGCCGGTCTCCGCCTTCCCCCGGGCCCGGGAGTTCGCCCAGCGCTTCCGGAGCCGCTTCGGCAAGGAGGCGGAGGGCTTCGGCATCTACGCCTACGATGCCGCCAACGTGATCCTGGCCGCCCTGGAGAACGCCATCCGGGCGGGCGGGGGTCGCAAGCCCACCCGGGAGCAGGTGGCCCAGGAGGTGCGCCGGGTAAGGCTGGAGGGCCTCACCGGGGCCATCGAGTTCGACGACAAGGGGGACATCCGGCGGGCCAAGTACTTCATCATGCAGGTGGCCCCTAGCGGCAACTGGGCCGACAACCGGCTCCTGCGGGTGGTGGAGGTGGCGCCCCCAGCCAGCCGGTAG
- a CDS encoding glutamine synthetase family protein, with translation MGYTKAEILGILKEEGVKFLRLQITDILGVVKNVEVPESQFEKALDGEIMFDGSSIEGFTRIEESDMLLKPDYNTFVLLPEGLENGGRGRAARLICDVTYPDGRPFEGDPRYVLKRQVERLQKLGFDNMYAGPEPEFFLFLRTPEGLPTVETHDRAGYFDLAPIDKGEEAKRDMVNALVAMGFEIEAAHHEVAPGQHEIDFKYADALTTADNIATFKWVVKRIALNHGLHATFLPKPIRGINGSGMHTHLSLFKDGQNAFYDPEAEYQLSRTALHFIAGLLEHAEGMVAITNPLVNSYKRLTPGYEAPTNIAWSASNRSAMIRIPARRGVGTRAELRMPDPSCNPYLALAVMAAAGLDGIERGLLPPPPVQRNIYHMSVRERRKHKIRELPGTLREALEALRKDPVIREALGEHVYSHFVQAKQMEWDDYRVTVHQWELDRYLATY, from the coding sequence ATGGGATACACTAAGGCGGAAATCCTCGGGATCCTCAAGGAGGAAGGCGTTAAGTTTTTGCGGTTGCAGATCACCGATATCCTAGGGGTGGTCAAGAACGTGGAGGTGCCGGAGTCCCAGTTCGAAAAGGCCCTGGACGGGGAGATCATGTTCGACGGCTCCTCCATCGAGGGCTTCACCCGGATCGAGGAGTCGGACATGCTCCTCAAGCCCGACTACAACACCTTCGTCCTCCTCCCCGAGGGCCTGGAAAACGGGGGGCGGGGGCGGGCGGCCCGGCTCATCTGCGATGTGACCTACCCCGACGGCCGCCCCTTCGAGGGGGACCCCCGGTACGTGCTCAAGCGCCAGGTGGAGCGTTTGCAAAAGCTTGGCTTTGACAACATGTACGCGGGGCCAGAGCCGGAGTTCTTCCTCTTCCTCAGGACCCCCGAGGGCCTGCCCACGGTGGAGACCCACGACCGGGCGGGCTACTTCGACCTGGCCCCCATCGACAAGGGGGAGGAGGCCAAGCGGGACATGGTGAACGCCCTGGTGGCCATGGGCTTCGAGATCGAGGCCGCCCACCACGAGGTGGCCCCGGGGCAGCACGAGATCGACTTCAAGTACGCCGACGCCCTCACCACCGCCGACAACATCGCCACCTTCAAGTGGGTGGTCAAGCGCATCGCCCTGAACCACGGCCTCCACGCCACCTTCCTGCCCAAGCCCATCCGGGGCATCAACGGCAGCGGCATGCACACCCACCTCTCCCTCTTCAAGGACGGCCAGAACGCCTTCTACGACCCCGAGGCCGAGTACCAGCTCTCCCGGACCGCCCTCCACTTCATCGCCGGCCTCCTGGAGCACGCGGAGGGCATGGTGGCCATCACCAACCCCCTGGTGAACTCCTACAAGCGCCTCACCCCGGGGTACGAGGCCCCCACCAACATCGCCTGGTCCGCCTCCAACCGCTCCGCCATGATCCGCATCCCCGCCCGCCGGGGCGTGGGCACCCGGGCGGAGCTCAGGATGCCCGACCCCTCCTGCAACCCCTACCTGGCCCTGGCGGTGATGGCCGCGGCGGGCCTGGACGGGATCGAGCGCGGCCTCCTCCCCCCGCCCCCTGTACAGCGCAACATCTACCACATGAGCGTGCGGGAGCGGCGCAAGCACAAGATCCGTGAGCTGCCCGGCACCCTCCGGGAGGCCCTGGAAGCCCTGAGGAAGGACCCGGTGATCCGCGAGGCCTTGGGGGAGCACGTGTACAGCCACTTCGTCCAGGCCAAGCAGATGGAGTGGGACGACTACCGGGTCACGGTCCATCAGTGGGAGCTGGACCGCTACCTGGCCACTTACTGA
- a CDS encoding bifunctional metallophosphatase/5'-nucleotidase has protein sequence MKRRALLKAGAAWGVLGLGLGRAQGAFTLTLVHTNDTHAHLEPTELTLSGQRVRVGGVAQRIAFFDRLRTARRNVLFLDAGDVFQGTLYFNQYRGLADRFFMHRALYRVMALGNHEFNLGPGHLAEFVRGARFQVVSANLGLEREPRLKGLVAPFAVVSVGGERVGVVGLTTPDTAVISNPGPTVDFLDPYESAQKAVYELLRRGVNKIVVLSHLGYGEDLRLARRLVGAQVIVGGHSHTLLGSFPHRELSPAGPYPTVVKNPEGKDVLVVQAWEWGKVVGVLELAFDARGELVAYKGEPFLMTPEVSPEDFFAREALLAYAAPVRALMGQVVAEARVDLVGEREVVRRRESNLGNLIADGMLWKTRGAGTQIALQNGGGIRASIPRGPITVAKVYEVLPFGNTLVVMDLKGREIKAALENGVSQWEGTAGRFLQVAGLRYAFDLSRPAGDRVVRVEVRTERGFVPLDLEATYRVVVNNFIAAGGDGFAVLRDAQGYRVDTGFADAEAFMEYLGELRAVEVVLEGRIEVLNEPRGRRPAYWAYRVPGWVGA, from the coding sequence GTGAAACGGCGCGCGTTGCTCAAGGCGGGAGCCGCTTGGGGGGTCCTGGGCTTAGGCCTGGGGCGGGCCCAGGGGGCCTTTACCCTGACCCTGGTGCACACCAACGACACCCACGCCCACCTGGAGCCCACCGAGCTCACCCTCTCGGGCCAGCGGGTCCGGGTGGGGGGGGTGGCCCAGCGCATCGCCTTCTTCGATCGCCTGCGCACCGCCCGCAGGAACGTCCTCTTCCTGGACGCAGGGGATGTGTTCCAGGGCACCCTCTACTTCAACCAGTACCGGGGCCTGGCGGACCGCTTCTTCATGCACCGGGCCCTGTACCGGGTGATGGCCCTGGGGAACCACGAGTTCAACCTGGGACCGGGGCACCTGGCGGAGTTCGTCCGCGGGGCTCGGTTCCAGGTGGTCTCCGCCAACCTGGGCCTGGAGCGGGAGCCCAGGCTCAAGGGCCTGGTGGCCCCCTTCGCCGTCGTCAGCGTGGGCGGGGAGCGGGTGGGGGTGGTGGGCCTCACCACCCCGGACACCGCGGTGATCTCCAACCCCGGGCCTACCGTGGACTTCCTGGACCCTTACGAGAGCGCCCAGAAGGCGGTCTACGAGCTCCTCCGGCGGGGGGTGAACAAGATCGTGGTCCTCTCCCATCTGGGCTACGGGGAGGACCTGAGGCTGGCCCGGCGGCTGGTGGGGGCCCAGGTGATCGTGGGGGGGCACTCCCACACCCTCCTGGGGAGCTTCCCCCACCGGGAGCTCAGCCCCGCGGGGCCCTACCCCACGGTGGTGAAAAACCCCGAGGGCAAGGACGTGCTGGTGGTCCAGGCCTGGGAGTGGGGGAAGGTGGTGGGGGTCCTGGAGCTCGCCTTCGACGCCCGGGGGGAGCTTGTGGCCTACAAGGGGGAGCCCTTCCTCATGACCCCAGAGGTCTCCCCCGAGGACTTCTTCGCCCGGGAGGCCCTTCTGGCTTACGCCGCTCCGGTCCGGGCCCTGATGGGGCAGGTGGTAGCCGAGGCCCGGGTGGACCTGGTGGGGGAGAGAGAGGTGGTGCGCCGGCGGGAGAGCAACCTGGGCAACCTCATCGCCGACGGCATGCTCTGGAAGACCCGGGGAGCGGGCACCCAGATCGCCCTGCAAAACGGCGGGGGCATCCGCGCCTCCATCCCCAGGGGCCCCATCACCGTGGCCAAGGTGTACGAGGTGCTGCCCTTCGGCAACACCCTGGTGGTCATGGACCTGAAGGGGCGGGAGATCAAGGCGGCCCTGGAAAACGGGGTTTCCCAGTGGGAGGGGACGGCGGGCCGCTTCCTGCAGGTGGCGGGGCTGCGCTACGCCTTCGACCTCTCCCGCCCCGCAGGCGACCGGGTGGTGCGGGTGGAGGTGCGGACCGAGAGGGGTTTCGTCCCCCTGGACCTCGAGGCCACCTACCGGGTGGTGGTGAACAACTTCATCGCCGCCGGGGGCGACGGCTTCGCCGTCCTCCGGGACGCCCAGGGCTACCGGGTGGATACCGGCTTCGCCGACGCCGAGGCCTTCATGGAGTACCTGGGGGAGCTGAGGGCGGTGGAGGTGGTCTTGGAGGGCCGCATCGAGGTCCTGAACGAGCCCCGGGGCAGGCGGCCCGCCTACTGGGCCTACCGGGTTCCCGGGTGGGTGGGGGCCTGA
- a CDS encoding MOSC domain-containing protein, with protein sequence MTGRVVSLHLGLEPGLPKAQVEALDLLAGFGAQGDRHAGKDPERALLVAGLPAYAKAKGAGIHLPYGALGENLLLDLDPHALPPGARLRVGEALLELTYPCTVCKSLSQWDLRLPKLLYGGRGLYARVLEGGRVRVGDPVRALVETR encoded by the coding sequence ATGACGGGGCGGGTGGTTTCCCTCCACCTGGGCCTGGAGCCGGGACTGCCTAAGGCCCAGGTGGAGGCCTTGGACCTGCTTGCGGGCTTTGGGGCCCAGGGGGACCGCCACGCCGGGAAGGATCCCGAGCGCGCCCTCTTGGTAGCCGGCCTTCCGGCCTACGCCAAGGCCAAGGGCGCGGGGATCCACCTCCCTTACGGGGCCCTGGGAGAAAACCTCCTTTTGGACCTGGACCCCCACGCCCTGCCCCCAGGGGCCAGGCTCCGGGTGGGGGAAGCCCTCCTGGAGCTCACCTACCCGTGCACGGTCTGCAAGAGCCTTTCCCAGTGGGACCTGCGCCTGCCCAAGCTCCTCTACGGGGGGCGGGGCCTCTACGCCCGGGTGCTGGAAGGGGGCCGGGTGCGGGTGGGGGACCCGGTGAGGGCCTTGGTGGAAACCCGCTAA
- a CDS encoding c-type cytochrome, translating to MKRVLFPLGLLTLGLFGYLAFSQFTLPEGPGKDLVLAKCQACHDIGLVARERLSRERWDAVVREMELQGLQLTGEERAAILDYLATYLGTEPPPPPAQAETPVQRTGAQVYANCVGCHGPQGEGNPPAFPPLRGHVEVLLRAEGGRDYLLLSVLYGVQGPIRVLGQAYDGVMPGFAWLSDEELALVLNHLAAWGAPPGFRPYTPEEVKAARENPRSPEEVLALRRGLGLP from the coding sequence ATGAAGCGAGTTCTCTTCCCCCTTGGTCTTCTCACCCTAGGGCTTTTCGGCTACCTGGCCTTTAGCCAATTCACCCTACCCGAGGGCCCGGGGAAGGATCTGGTCCTGGCCAAGTGCCAGGCCTGCCACGACATCGGTTTGGTGGCCCGGGAGAGGTTATCCCGGGAACGCTGGGATGCCGTGGTCCGGGAGATGGAGCTCCAAGGGCTCCAGCTCACCGGCGAGGAGCGGGCGGCCATCCTGGACTACCTGGCCACCTACCTGGGCACCGAGCCCCCGCCCCCTCCCGCCCAGGCCGAGACCCCCGTCCAGCGGACCGGGGCCCAGGTGTACGCCAACTGCGTGGGCTGCCATGGCCCCCAGGGAGAGGGTAACCCCCCTGCCTTTCCCCCCCTTCGGGGCCACGTGGAGGTCCTGTTGCGGGCAGAGGGCGGCCGGGACTACCTGCTCCTCTCCGTCCTCTACGGGGTACAGGGGCCCATCCGGGTGCTGGGCCAGGCCTACGATGGGGTCATGCCGGGCTTCGCTTGGCTATCCGACGAGGAGCTCGCCCTGGTCCTCAACCACCTGGCCGCCTGGGGAGCCCCCCCAGGCTTCCGCCCCTACACCCCGGAGGAGGTCAAAGCCGCCCGGGAGAATCCCCGCTCCCCTGAGGAGGTACTGGCCCTGCGCCGGGGACTCGGGCTGCCATGA
- a CDS encoding sulfite oxidase, translating into MTNLNRRTTLKLMGLGAAFLAAGGRGLAQQAPTADQLVRGKNPRLLVLSQRPVVLETPYDLLVANPQRTPKELFFIRNNVDLPGFNTVEGASLEGWQVEVGGQVSQPFTFEARELLALPQHEVTMVLQCSGNGRSFFQPRASGNPWGRGGMGNATFRGVRLKDLLEAKGVRLGERAFYITAHASRQGGAPEFVRSVPIHALENALLALSMNGEPLPAVHGGPVRLVFPGYFGVNNVKWIQKIEFTEAENTTAEQMPRYRVPTIMGANVPFLPQEPGRPYPYTFQNSRPNWLVTINSFIFAPLEGQRVEGPLVRVEGVAFNDGIAPIVAVEVSTNGGRSWSQARLDRREKGFGWVGWRASLFLRPGEHEVMVRAVDALGRTQPLDGNLAWNERGYEWNGVMRVKFTVA; encoded by the coding sequence ATGACGAACCTGAACCGGCGTACCACCCTCAAGCTCATGGGCTTGGGGGCGGCTTTCCTGGCTGCGGGGGGCCGGGGCCTGGCCCAGCAGGCGCCCACCGCGGACCAGCTGGTGCGGGGTAAGAACCCCAGACTCTTGGTCCTTTCCCAAAGGCCCGTGGTCCTGGAGACTCCCTACGACCTCCTGGTAGCCAATCCCCAGCGCACCCCCAAGGAGCTTTTCTTCATCCGCAACAACGTAGATCTGCCGGGGTTCAACACCGTGGAGGGGGCCAGCCTGGAAGGCTGGCAGGTGGAGGTGGGCGGCCAGGTGAGCCAGCCCTTCACCTTTGAGGCCCGGGAGCTCCTCGCCCTGCCCCAGCACGAGGTGACCATGGTCCTGCAGTGCTCGGGCAACGGCCGCTCCTTCTTCCAACCCCGGGCCTCGGGCAACCCTTGGGGGCGGGGAGGCATGGGCAACGCCACCTTCCGGGGGGTGCGGCTCAAGGACCTCCTGGAAGCCAAGGGGGTACGGCTGGGCGAGCGGGCCTTCTACATCACCGCCCACGCCAGCCGCCAGGGCGGGGCGCCGGAGTTCGTGCGCTCCGTGCCCATCCACGCCTTGGAGAACGCCCTTCTGGCCCTCTCCATGAACGGGGAGCCCTTGCCCGCGGTCCACGGTGGCCCGGTGCGCTTGGTCTTCCCCGGGTACTTCGGGGTAAATAACGTAAAGTGGATACAGAAAATTGAGTTCACCGAGGCGGAGAATACCACCGCCGAGCAGATGCCCCGCTACCGCGTGCCCACCATCATGGGAGCCAACGTGCCCTTCCTGCCCCAGGAGCCAGGGCGGCCCTACCCCTACACCTTCCAAAACTCCCGGCCCAACTGGCTTGTCACCATCAACAGCTTTATCTTCGCCCCCCTCGAGGGCCAGCGGGTGGAAGGCCCCCTGGTCCGGGTGGAAGGGGTGGCCTTCAACGACGGCATCGCCCCCATCGTGGCCGTGGAGGTCTCCACCAACGGGGGGCGAAGCTGGTCCCAGGCCCGTCTGGACCGCCGGGAAAAGGGCTTCGGCTGGGTGGGCTGGCGGGCCAGCCTCTTCCTGCGCCCCGGCGAGCACGAGGTCATGGTCCGGGCGGTGGACGCCCTGGGCCGCACCCAGCCCCTGGACGGCAACCTGGCCTGGAACGAGCGCGGCTACGAGTGGAATGGGGTGATGCGGGTCAAGTTCACCGTGGCCTAG
- the mutS gene encoding DNA mismatch repair protein MutS — MGGMLKGEGPGPLPPLLQQYVELRDRYPEYLLLFQVGDFYECFGEDAERLARALGLALTHKTSKDFTTPMAGIPIRAFDAYAERLLKLGFRLAVADQVEPAEAAEGLVRREVTQLLTPGTLVQEALLPREANYLAAVATGDGWGVAFLDVSTGEFKGTLLKGRSALYDELFRHRPAEVLLAPELRDNPEFLEEFRKRFPVMLSEAPFEPEGEGPLALRRAQGALLAYAARTQGGGFTPRPFCSYDPGAFMHLPEATLRALEVFEPLRGQDTLFGVLDETRTAPGRRLLQSWLRHPLLDRGPLEARLVRVERFVREGALREEVRRRLFRLADLERLATRLELGRAGPKDLAALRRSLEILPGIGALLGEEAALPDLSALRDELRAALVDEPPLKLSEGGLIREGYDPHLDALRGAQREGVAYFLELEERERARTGIPTLKVGYNAVFGYHLEVTRPYYERVPPEYRPVQTLKDRQRYTLPEMRERERELYRLEAQVRRREEELFLQVRERARGEAEALREAARILAELDVYAALAEVAVRQGYVRPRFGERLLIRAGRHPVVERKTPFVPNDLETGGELVLVTGPNMAGKSTFLRQTALIALLAQIGSFVPAEEAELPLFDRILTRIGAADDLAGGRSTFMVEMEEVALILKEATEQSLVLLDEVGRGTSSLDGVAIATAVAEALHERRCYALFATHYFELTALPLPRLKNLHVAAKEEAGGLTFYHQVLPGPASKSYGVEVARLAGLPKEVVERARALLQAMAARREGPGEAALERLLTLDPDRLTPLEALRLLHELKALALGLPLDTMKG, encoded by the coding sequence ATGGGAGGCATGCTCAAGGGCGAAGGGCCAGGCCCCCTGCCTCCTCTCCTTCAGCAATACGTGGAGCTCCGGGACCGCTACCCCGAGTACCTCCTCCTCTTCCAGGTGGGGGACTTCTACGAGTGCTTCGGGGAAGACGCGGAGAGGCTGGCCCGGGCCCTGGGCCTCGCCCTCACCCACAAGACCAGCAAGGACTTCACCACCCCCATGGCGGGGATCCCCATAAGGGCCTTCGACGCCTACGCCGAGCGGCTCCTGAAACTCGGCTTCCGCCTGGCGGTGGCCGACCAGGTGGAACCCGCCGAGGCGGCCGAGGGCTTGGTGCGGCGGGAGGTGACCCAGCTCCTCACCCCGGGCACCCTGGTGCAGGAAGCCCTCCTGCCCAGGGAGGCCAACTACCTGGCGGCCGTCGCCACCGGGGACGGGTGGGGGGTGGCCTTCCTGGACGTGTCCACAGGGGAGTTCAAGGGGACCCTCCTCAAGGGCAGGAGTGCCCTTTACGACGAGCTCTTCCGCCACCGTCCCGCCGAGGTCCTCCTGGCCCCGGAGCTCCGGGATAATCCGGAGTTTTTGGAGGAATTTCGCAAGCGCTTCCCCGTCATGCTCTCCGAGGCCCCTTTTGAGCCGGAAGGGGAAGGCCCTCTGGCCCTCCGCCGGGCCCAGGGGGCCCTCCTGGCCTACGCGGCCCGGACCCAAGGGGGAGGTTTCACCCCCAGGCCCTTCTGTTCCTACGACCCGGGGGCTTTCATGCACCTGCCGGAGGCCACCTTGAGGGCCCTGGAGGTCTTCGAGCCCCTCCGGGGCCAGGATACCCTCTTCGGGGTCCTGGACGAGACCCGTACCGCCCCAGGCCGTAGGCTCCTCCAGAGCTGGCTCCGCCACCCCCTTCTGGACCGGGGGCCCCTGGAGGCCAGGCTGGTCCGGGTAGAGCGCTTCGTGCGGGAGGGAGCCCTCAGGGAAGAGGTCAGGCGGCGCCTCTTCCGCCTGGCGGACCTGGAGCGCCTCGCCACCCGGCTGGAGCTGGGGCGGGCCGGGCCCAAGGACCTGGCCGCTCTCCGCCGCAGCCTGGAGATCCTGCCCGGGATCGGGGCCCTCCTGGGCGAGGAGGCGGCCCTGCCCGACCTCTCCGCCCTCCGGGATGAGCTGCGGGCGGCCCTGGTGGACGAGCCTCCCCTCAAGCTTTCCGAAGGGGGCCTGATCCGCGAGGGATATGACCCCCATTTGGACGCCTTGCGTGGGGCCCAGCGTGAGGGGGTGGCCTACTTCCTGGAGCTGGAGGAGAGGGAAAGGGCCAGGACCGGTATCCCCACCCTCAAGGTGGGCTACAACGCCGTTTTCGGCTACCACCTGGAGGTGACCCGCCCCTACTACGAGCGGGTGCCCCCGGAGTACCGCCCGGTGCAGACCCTCAAGGACCGGCAGCGCTACACCCTGCCGGAGATGAGGGAGCGGGAAAGGGAGCTCTACCGCCTCGAGGCCCAGGTCCGCCGCCGGGAGGAGGAGCTTTTCCTGCAGGTGCGGGAGCGGGCCCGGGGGGAGGCCGAGGCCCTCAGGGAGGCGGCCAGGATCCTAGCGGAGCTGGACGTCTACGCCGCCCTCGCCGAGGTGGCGGTGCGCCAGGGCTACGTGCGCCCCCGCTTTGGGGAGCGCCTCCTTATCCGCGCCGGGCGGCACCCGGTGGTGGAGCGGAAGACCCCCTTCGTCCCCAACGACCTGGAGACGGGAGGCGAGCTTGTCCTGGTCACGGGGCCCAACATGGCGGGGAAGAGCACTTTCCTGCGGCAGACGGCCCTCATCGCCCTCCTGGCCCAGATCGGGAGCTTCGTGCCCGCGGAGGAGGCGGAGCTTCCCCTTTTTGACCGCATCCTCACCCGCATCGGGGCCGCGGACGACCTGGCCGGGGGCAGGAGCACCTTCATGGTGGAGATGGAGGAGGTGGCCCTGATCCTCAAGGAGGCCACGGAGCAAAGCCTCGTCCTCCTGGACGAGGTGGGCCGGGGCACCTCCAGCCTGGACGGGGTGGCCATCGCCACCGCGGTGGCCGAGGCCCTGCACGAGAGGCGGTGCTACGCCCTCTTCGCTACCCACTACTTCGAGCTCACCGCCCTGCCCCTGCCCCGGCTCAAGAACCTGCACGTGGCCGCCAAGGAGGAGGCGGGGGGGCTCACCTTCTACCACCAGGTCCTCCCTGGCCCCGCCTCCAAGAGCTACGGGGTGGAGGTGGCCCGCCTGGCGGGGCTGCCCAAGGAGGTGGTGGAGCGGGCCAGGGCCCTCCTCCAGGCCATGGCTGCCCGGCGGGAAGGTCCGGGGGAGGCGGCCCTGGAGCGGCTTTTGACCCTGGACCCCGACCGCCTCACCCCCTTGGAGGCCCTCCGCCTCCTCCACGAGCTCAAGGCCTTGGCCCTGGGCCTCCCCTTGGATACCATGAAGGGGTGA